The sequence CCCGTTACAAATGGAGGAATTCACCGAGGTTTTGCTGGAAATTGAATCTTTATTGGCGACATCTTCCCAGCAGCCCGTATTTTCTCAGCATTCTCCCGTGAATTACCACGACACCCACCTGCAATACAAATTGGCCGCTTGGCCCAGCAGCAGCGTCTTGATGCAAAACCCGCAGTTTTCACGCTTGGCTGCTTTTTTACGTTCCCGGTTTTTGGGGTTCAATGAATTGATGCGCCTGAGCCGATGTGACGACAGCACCGCTGTCCTCTTTCTGAGCACGTTGCATGACTTACATTTGTTGCAAATACAGCGACAAAACACCCTTGGGCCGGCGTCGCCCGCCGTTTTAGCCACCCCGGCGGCGCGCGTGTTGGGCATCATTGAGCGCCTGCGCCACAAAATGGGCTTGGAGAAAATGTCCTGAGTGCATCTCGCATCGCTGTTTCCAATGGAGTCACCATGGCCGTCCGCCCTGTGCTGAAAATGGGGAACCCACTGCTGCTGCAAGTGGCGCGTCCCGTTGAAACCTTTGACACCCCCGCGCTGGCGCAACTGCTCCAGGATATGTTTGACACCATGGCCGCCGAAGGCGGTGTCGGCTTGGCCGCGCCCCAAATTGGGGAAGCGTGGCAAGTCGTCGTGTTCGAAGTGACGCGCAGCGAACGTTACCCCGAAGCGCCCCCCGTGCCACGTACCGTGCTCATCAACCCACACATCGAACCCCTGCCCGAACCCGATGGCACCTGTGTGCAAACGCCGGGCTGGGAAGGTTGCCTGTCCGTGCCGGGATTGCGCGGCGAGGTGCCACGCTGGCAACGCATCCGCTACAGCGGTTGGGATGCCCAAGGGCAGCGCATCGAACGCGAAGCCGAGGGCTTCCACGCCCGTGTGGTGCAGCACGAATGCGACCATCTGCTGGGCCGGCTCTACCCCACCCGCATGACCGATTTGACGCGCCTGGGTTTCACCAGCGAGCTGTTTCCCGAGCTGTCAGCGCAGTAGCGGCTGCACCACGGGCCAGACGTTGTCCAACAGCAGCGGCTGCGCCTGCGCGTTGGGGTGGATGCGATCGGCTTGGAACAGCGCCAGCGGGTCGGGTGCGTCGGCCACGCCACGCAAGAAAAAGGGCACCAAAGCCACGCGCTCGCTGCGCGCCAGCGTCTCAAACAGGGTGCGGAACTCCTCGGCGTAGCGCTTGCCGTAGTTGGGTGGCACCTGCATGCCCAACAGCACCGCCTTGGCCCCTGCGGTTTGGGTGCTTTGTAGCATGTGGCGCAGGTTGTCTTGGGTGCTGCTCAAGGGCAAGCCTCGCAACGCATCGTTACCCCCCAATTCGAGCAGCACGAGTTTCGGTTGATGCTGCCGCAGCAGGGCTTCGAAACGGCTGCGCCCCCCGGACGTGGTCTCACCGCTGATGCTGGCATTCACCACCCGCCACGGCGGCTGCCGTCCCTGCAACCGCTGCTGCAACAGCGCCACCCAGCCGCTGCCACGCGCCAACCCATACTCGGCGGAGAGACTGTCCCCCACCACCAGCAGTGTGCGGGTTTGTGCCGGCTGGGCCTGGGCTTGTCCGAACAGGGCGCTAAAGTGCCAGCCACCGAGGGCCCACAGGCCCTGCACGATGCGTCGGCGTCGTTGCTTGTTTTCACTCACTGTGCTTGCCTCATGACTTCACCCCTTATCGCGGTTCAAGGGCTGACCAAACAGGTCAGCGACGCCACTGGAATGCTGACGATTCTGCATGACATCAGTTTCACCCTGGCGCCTCAGGAGTCGGCGGCGATTGTCGGCGCGTCGGGTTCGGGCAAAAGCACGTTGCTGTCCCTGCTGGCGGGGCTGGATGTGCCCAGCGCAGGCAGCGTTCACATCGGTGGGGTGGATTTGTTCGCTTTGGATGAGGACGAACGCGCCGCCGTGCGCGCTCGTCACCTCGGTTTTGTGTTCCAGAGTTTTCAATTGCTGGCCAACCGCACCGCCCTGGAAAACGTGATGCTGCCCCTGGAATTGGCCGGTGCCCGCGATGCACGCACCCAAGCCCGCGAGATGCTGGAACGGGTCGGTTTGGGGCAGCGTTTGCAGCACTATCCGCGTTTGCTGTCCGGTGGCGAGCAACAGCGCGTTGGTTTGGCCCGGGCGTTTGTGATGCGTCCGCAAGTGCTGCTGGCCGATGAGCCGACGGGCAGTTTGGATTTCGCCACCGGTGAAAAAATCATGCAACTGATGCTCGACCTGAACCGCGAGGCCGGCACCACCTTGGTGATGGTGACGCACGACCGCAGCTTGGCAGCACGCTGCCACCGCCAGTTGCACATTGAAGCAGGGCACCTGCTGCCCGCCTGAATGAAGCCGGAATGAAAAAAGCCAGCACGGTGGCTGGCTTGGGTGCGGCAACCGCTCCCTCTGGGGGAGCGAGAACGGCGGATGGGTTTATTCCATCGCGCTGAACTTGTAGTCCGTCTTGGCGGCTTTGCGCAGGTCTTCTTGGTACTGCTGGAGCTTCTTTTGCCCCATGCGCTGCAACAGTTGGCCCTTGACGTCGTCAAACCCCGGGAATTGGGTTTCGCGCTGGTCTTCCAGCAAGATGACGTGGAAGCCGAATTGGGTCTTGACGGGCTCCAGCGTGTACTCGCCCTTCTTCAGTGCGGCCATGGCCTTACCGAACTCAGGCACGTAGGCTTCGGGCTTGGCAAAGTCCAGATCGCCGCCGTTTTCAGCCGAGCCCGGATCCTTGGAATTGGCCTTGGCCAGGTCTTCAAACTTGGCACCGGCCTTCAGGTCGGCGATCAGCTTGCGGGCGGTGTCTTCGCTTTCGACCAGGATGTGGCGAGCGCGGTACTCGGTGCCGGACGAAGCTGCCTTGATGCGATCGTATTCAGCCCGGGCGTCCGCTTCGTTGACGCTGTTCTTCTTTTGGAAGTCTTCGAACAGCGCACGGATCAACACGGTCTGGCGCATCAGTTCCAACTCGGCCTTGTAAGCGGCGGTGGCGGGGATGCCACGGCGCTCAGCCTCCTGGGCAAAAATCTCGCGCAGCACGACTTCGTCACGCGCACGCGATTCCATTTCAGCGGAGACGGGCTGACCCGCACGGGACGCTTGTTGCAGCAGCGGCTCCAAGCGGGACTTGGGCACGGGCTTGCCGTTGACAATGGCCACGTTCTGGGCCTGGGCAGCCAGCGGCAGGATGATGGCCGCAGCGGCCAGCAGGACGGTGGACTTCAGCTTCATGCAGAGGATCTTTCTAGGGCACTCGGTCTGGGCCGATCAGTGTGTCAGGCTTCACCCGGGGCGCGGGCATCAATCACCAGGGCGTGGATGCCCGGCCCGCCACCCTGGGGCAGCAAATGGCGCAGGGCATGATACACGAGGCGATGTCGGGCCACCCGGCCCAATCCGGCAAAGCGTTCGCTGGTGATTTGCAGCGAAAAATGGCTGCCATCACCCGCGCCAGCGTGACCGGCGTGGGCGGCGCTGTCGTCGCGCACGGTGAGTTCGAGGGGGGCCAGTTCGGCCCGCAAAGCGGCTTCAATGGCCGCCACGGTGGCAGGGGGCATCGTGGTCATGGGCAAGAGAGGCTGGGGGACGATGGGCGTCAGGGTTTGGGGGCGCCGGCGTCGTCTTCGGGCGGCAGGTGGCGGTGGATGTAAAAACCTTGGCCGACCATGAACACCGCCATCAGTGCGGTGATGCCAAACACTTTGAAGTTCACCCAAGTGGAGGTGTCCACGCTGTAGGCGACGGCGATGTTGAGCACCGCCATGGTGGCGAAAAACAGCACCCAGGCGCGGTTGAGCGTGGCCCACACGGCATCCGGCAAGGCCAGTTGATCGCCAATCATGGCGCGGATCAGGTTCTTTCCAGCCAACCACGGGCTCAGGCCCAGCACCAGGGCAAAGGCGGCATACAGGCCGGTGGGTTTCCACTTGATGAAGGTGTCACTGTGCAGCCAGACGGTGAGCCCGCCCAACACCACCACCATCACCAAGCTGATCCACAGCATCAGATCGACTTTCTGGCGCCGCACTTTCAAGTACAGCACTTGCAGCAGCGTGGCCGCGATCACCACCAGGGTGGAGAGCAGCACCGGCGCCTCTGCCAACCCCACTTGGCCCCCGGACACCAAAAACCCAAAGTGCTCCGAGGCGAAGGCAGCAGCGGCCTCTTTGTTGCCGTCCGCATAACGGAAGGTGGCGAAAAAGAGGATCAGGGGCAGAAAGTCGAGCAGCAGTTTCATGGGGTGGGTGGTGCGTCGGCAATGGGCGCGAAGTGTATCGCCGCTGAATTGATGCAAAACCGTTCACCCGTGGGGGCCGGGCCATCGTCAAAAACGTGGCCGAGGTGCGAACCGCAGGCGGCGCAGCGCACTTCCACCCGCGTCATGCCGTGGGAACGGTCGATCACCCGCTCAATGCGCCCGTCTTCAATGGCCGCCCAGTAGCTGGGCCAACCGCAGCCGGCGTCGAACTTGGTTTCAGAGTCGAACAGCGCCGTGCCGCAGCCGACGCAGGTGTAACGCCCCGACGCCCAATGGTTCCAAAACGAACCGGTGAACGCCCGCTCGGTGGCGGCTTGACGGGCCACGGCGTATTGCACCGGGGTCAGCTCGGCGCGCCATTGGGCGTCGGATTTTTGGATGGGGTATTGAGGATCGTTGTGCGGGTGGCTCATGGTGAGGCTCCTTGCCAAGTTCAGGATGAGCACGACACCTGCAACTGCCCCGCCCAATCCGGCGGGAAACCGGCCAGGGCGTCGTGCTCGGGTTGTTCGTCGAACGGGCGCTGCAAAACTTTCAGCAAACGCTGCACCGCGCTGACATCCCCGGCTTCAGCAGCCACGATGGCTTCTTCCGCCAAATGGTTGCGCAGCACGTATTTCGGGTTGACGCCAGCCATGCGCGCCTGGCGCTCGGCATCGACGCTGCCTTCGGCGCACAGCCGGGCGGCGTAACGCTGCGCCCAGGCGTCGAAGGCTTCAGGGCGCAGGAACAGATCGCGCACCCGGTCGTTGCGAGCGTCGGGGGCGGTGCTGAATTCGCCCAGGCGGCGCAGGGTGATGGTGTGGTCGGCGCGGTCTTGCGTCATCAGGGTAAGCAGCTCACGCACCAAGGTGCGATCTTCCGCTTGATGGGTGCGCAGACCGAGTTTGGCTTGCCACAGTGCGCGGGTGCGGGCTTCGAAGGTGGGCGAGAACGTGTCCAGCTCGGCGCGGATGCGTTCGACCTCGGCGGGCTCCCCCTCACCGGAACCGACCAGCGGCACCAGCGCCTGCGCCAAGGCGTACAGGTTCCACCACGCGATGTGCGGCTGGTGGGCGTAGGCGTAGCGACCGGAGGTGTCGCTGTGGTTGCAGATGTGTTCGGGGTCGTGGGCGTCGAGAAACCCGAAGGGGCCGTAATCGAGGGTCAGGCCGAGCACGCTCATGTTGTCGGTGTTCATCACGCCATGACAGAAGCCTACGGCCTGCCACTGCGCCAGCAAGTCAGCCGTGCGTTGCGTGACCTCGCGCAGAAAGGCCAGCGCGGGCGCGTCGCTGTCGCGGCAAGCGGGGAAATGGTGGGTCAGGGTGAACTCGAACAACTGGCGCAGGGCAGCATGTTGGCCGGAGTGGGCGAAATGCTCGAAATGCCCAAACCGCAAAAACGACGGTGCCACCCGCGCCACGACAGCCGCCGTTTCCACCCGCTCGCGCCGCACGGGTTCGGGCGAGCCGATCAGGCACAGCGCCCGCGTGGTGGGGATGCCCAAAGCGTGCATGGCCTCGGAACACAAAAATTCGCGGATGGAGGAGCGCAGCACGGCGCGCCCATCGCCCATGCGGGAGTAAGGCGTGCGCCCGGCGCCTTTGAGCTGGATTTCCTGCGGGCCGTGCGGCGTGTCCACCTCGCCCAGCAGCAGGGCGCGGCCATCGCCCAAACGCCCCGCCCATTGGCCGAACTGGTGGCCGCTGTAGACGCTGGCCAACGGGCGCATGCCCGGCCACGTCGTGTGGCCGCTGAAGACGGCCAGCGCGTCGGGCGTGGCCCAGGTGTCGGCGGGCCAGCCCAGCAGGGTGGCGCAGGCGTCACTGGTGGCGACCCAGTGCGGATTCGGCAGCGCCTGCGCCGGCAACTCGGTGAAAAACGCCAGGCCCAAGGTGGCGAAGCGGTTGCACCACGCCTCAGCAGGGGGTGGGAAGGGGCGGGAGGTGGTCATGGGCGGCAGTGTAGGCAGGCGACTCCAGCCCGGTCAGGCTGAGGGGATTGGGGACAATCCCCCCCGTGGATGCCCTTTTCATCACCCTGTTCAACACCCTGAGTGCCGGCGCGCTGCTGTTCATGCTGAGCGCCGGGCTCACGCTCATCTTCAGCATGTTGGGCGTGCTCAACTTCGCCCATGCCAGTTTTTACATGCTGGGGGCGTATGTGGGCTGGTGGCTCTCTGGTTGGTGGGGCTTCGGGGTGGCGTTGGTGGTAGCACCTTTGTTGGTGGGCGCTCTGGGGGCCGTGTGTGAGCGAGGGCTGCTGCGCCGGGTGCATGCGTCCGGCCACGTCGCGGAACTGCTGGCCACCTTCGGTTTGGCGCAGGTGCTGGATGAAACCGTGCAACTCCTCTGGGGCCGCTCACCGCAAACCTTCACCCCGCCCGCTTGGCTGCAAGGCCCGGCGTTCACCTTGGTGACGTCCGACGCCGCCACCACGCCCTGGCGCGGCTACTGGGGCGCCGCCCCTGCGGCCACCTGCGGCAACGACAGCGCCTGGCCTTGGGGCAGCGACGCCACCGCCTTGCCGGACGCTGCCAGCGTCGCCGTTCAATGCTTGCAGTTTCCGCTCACCCGGGCGTTCATCATGGGCGTGGCGCTGCTCATGCTCGGCGGGTTGGCCTGGCTGCTGCTGCGCACCCGCTTGGGGCTGGTGGTGCAAGCCGCCCTCACCCATCCGGCGATGGTGCAAGCGCTGGGGCACGACGTGCCCACGGTGTTCACCGGTGTGTTCGGCGTCGGCTGCGGGCTGGCAGCTCTGGCCGGCGTGGTCGGCGGCATGACCTTCGTCACCGAACCGGCCATGAGCCACAGCATGGGGCCGCTGTTGTTCGTTGTGGTCGTGGTGGGCGGGTTGGGTTCGTTGAGTGGCGCACTGCTGGCCTCGCTGCTGATCGGCGCCTTGCAAACCTTGCCGCTGACCCTCGGCCACCCGCTGCTGGCCCAAGCTGCACCAGTGCTGCCCTACGCCCTGTTGGTGTTGACGCTGGCGCTGCGCCCACAGGGGTTGATGGGGCGGACGCATGGGTGAACGTCGCGGGCACATTGTGCTGTGGGGGCTGTACGGGCTGGCCTGGTGCCTGGCGCCGTGGCTGCTGACCGCCAGTTACGCCCAGGTGTTGGCGAGCCAGATCGGCATCGCCATCCTGTCCTGCCTGGCCTACAACCTGTTGCTGGGCCAAGGCGGGATGCTGAGTTTCGGCCACGCCATCTACGGCGGCGCAGGCGCTTATGCGGTGATCGACGCGCTGCAAACCCTCCAAGCCCACCCACCCACAGGCGCGGCGGCAACTTGGATCGTGGCGGCGCTGCCACTGTGGGGCGCGCTGGCTGGCGCAGGGCTCGCCGCAGGGCTCGGGGCGCTGTGTGCGCGCCACAGCGGCACGGCCTTCGGCATGATCACCCTGGGTTTGGGTGAACTGGTGGCCGCCGTGGCGCAGATGGCGCCGCAGGTGTTCGGCGGCGAGGCCGGGCGCTCGGCCAACCGGGTGCTGAACGCCAGCGCTTGGCACTTCGGCCCCTCGTCCCATTTGTTGATGCTGGTGGCGGGCTACACCCTGGCCGGCACCGCCGCGCTGTGGGCGCTGACGCGCACCCCCTTCGGCCTGCTGCTGGGCGCCGTGCGCGACGAGCCCGAGCGCCTCGCCTTCCTCGGTCACAGCCCGGCATGGGTGCGGTGGCAGGCGCTGGTGCTGTCCGGGGCGGTGTCCGGGTTGGCGGGGGGCTTGGCGGCCCTGCTGTTCGAGCGCGTCTCGCCCGACGTGTTCAGCGGGGCGCGCTCGGCGGCGTTGCTGCTGTTTGTGTTCGTCGGCGGCAGTGCCCATTTCGTGGGGCCGATGTGGGGCGCCGTGTGGATGGTGCTGTCGCTCACCGCTCTGGCTTCGCTCACGCCCGCTTGGCCGTTGTACCTGGGGCTGGTCTTTCTGTGGATGGTGTGGCGAGCCCCCCAAGGGTGGGCCGGCTTGCTGTCCGACGCCCACGCTGCCCTGCGCACCGGCTGGGTGCCCGGTCAGCGGCTGCGCAGCATGGGGCGGGGGCTGGGGCAAATTGGGCGAGGGCTGGCGGTCGCTGGTGCGGTGGTGTGGGCGGTGGAAGCGCTGTATCGGCGCCAGTTCGGCGCATGAGTGCGGCGGCGTTGCAACTCGTCGGGGTGGCGCAGCGGTTTGGCGCCACCGAGGTGCTGCGCGGGGTCGATCTGGCGCTGCGCCCCGGGGAGCGCGTGGCGCTCATCGGCCCGAATGGCGCAGGCAAATCAACGTTGTTTGATGTGCTCTCTGGCCGCCGCCCGCCGAGTGCAGGCGACGTGTGGCTGCACGGCGAGCGCGTCACCGGGCTGGGGCCGCAGGCCTTGCATCGGCGTGGGCTGGCGCGCAGTTTTCAGGTGAGCCGCCTGTTTGGCCGCTTGAGCGTGGCGGACAACCTGCGCTGCGCCGCCCTGCACGCCGCCGGCATCGGGCCGAACGTGTGGCAGCGCCTGCGCCGCCTGACGGGCGTGAATGCCCGGGTCGCAGTGATGCTGGCCGAATTGGGCCTGGACGCCCAACGCGACCGCCCCGCCCACGCCCTGAGCTACGCCGAACAGCGCCGGCTGGAACTCGGCCTGGTGCTGGTGAGCGACGCCCGCGTGCTGCTGCTGGACGAACCCACCGCCGGCATGAGCCGCAGCGAAACCGCCCACACCGTGGCACTGCTGCGCCGCCTCAGCGCGGGGCGCACGCTGTTGATGGTGGAACACGACATGTCGGTGGTGTTCGATCTGGCGGATCGCGTGGCGGTGCTGGATCAAGGGCGCATCCTGGCGTTCGACACGCCCGCAGCGGTGCGGGCCGATCCGGCGGTGCGCCGGGCGTATCTGGGGCAATGAATGACGCAGGCCGTACCCTCCCCCGGTTTGACGCTGTGCGATCTGCACGCCGGTTACGGCGGCGCGACGGTGCTGCACGGCGTGAGCGGCCATCTGGCGCCAGGCGAAATCGTGAGCCTGCTGGGGCGCAACGGTGCCGGGCGCTCGACCTTGTTGCGGGCCATCATGGGGCTGCTGCCACTGTCTGCCGGCCAAGTGGTGTGGCATGACGGGCGCACGGCCCACGCGCTGCACGGCCAGCCGGCGTTTCGCATCGCCCGCTGTGGCATCGGGTACGTGCCGGAGAGCCGCGATGTCTTCCCCCGTCTGAGCGTGCGGCACAACCTGCTGTTGGGCGAACCCGTTGGGCGCCGGGCGCGGCCACCGGAGCGCTGGCCGTTGGAGCACCTGTTGAGCCGGTTTCCCGTGCTGGCACAGCGGCTGGACACGCCCGCCGGGGTGCTTTCCGGCGGTGAGCAGCAGATGCTGGCGCTGGCGCGGGCCTTGCGCGGCGATCCGGACGTGTTGTTGGTCGATGAACCCACCGAAGGGCTGGCGCCGCGCCTGGTGGATGAGGTCGGGGCGTTGCTGCGCGAACTGCCGCGCCAGGGTGTCACCGTGCTGCTGGTGGAGCAAAAGCTGACGCTGGCGCTGGAGGTGGCGCACCGCTGCTGGGTGATGGGACGGGGGCGCATCGTGTTCGAGGGCACCCCGGAGGCGCTGCGGCGCGATGCCGCCGTGCAAGCGGAGTGGCTGGCGGTGTGAATGCGCCATCATGTGCGCCATGAACACGCCGTTTTCCTCCCCCTTGGAATGGCCGGACGATGAGGCCCCGCGCCTGCCGTTGCCGGCCCACATTCCGTTTCTCGATCACCTGGGTTTGACGCTGCACGCCTGCACGGACGGGCGCGCCGAGGTGCGTTTAACCTTGCAGCCCGAGCACCTCAACTCTTACAGCGTGGCCCATGGCGGTGTGGTGATGACGCTGCTGGATGTGGGCATGGCGCTGGCCGCCCGCAGCCACGATCTGCACGGCCCGGGGGTGGTGACCATCGAGATGAAATCCAGCTTCATGCGCCCGAGCGAAGGCCCGGTGTTGCGCAGCCGGGGCCGGGTGCTGCACCGCAGCGCCACGATGGCGTTTTGCGAAGCGGCGATTCTCAACAGCCGGGGCACGCTG is a genomic window of Vitreoscilla filiformis containing:
- the def gene encoding peptide deformylase, whose amino-acid sequence is MAVRPVLKMGNPLLLQVARPVETFDTPALAQLLQDMFDTMAAEGGVGLAAPQIGEAWQVVVFEVTRSERYPEAPPVPRTVLINPHIEPLPEPDGTCVQTPGWEGCLSVPGLRGEVPRWQRIRYSGWDAQGQRIEREAEGFHARVVQHECDHLLGRLYPTRMTDLTRLGFTSELFPELSAQ
- a CDS encoding arylesterase codes for the protein MSENKQRRRRIVQGLWALGGWHFSALFGQAQAQPAQTRTLLVVGDSLSAEYGLARGSGWVALLQQRLQGRQPPWRVVNASISGETTSGGRSRFEALLRQHQPKLVLLELGGNDALRGLPLSSTQDNLRHMLQSTQTAGAKAVLLGMQVPPNYGKRYAEEFRTLFETLARSERVALVPFFLRGVADAPDPLALFQADRIHPNAQAQPLLLDNVWPVVQPLLR
- a CDS encoding ABC transporter ATP-binding protein, with protein sequence MTSPLIAVQGLTKQVSDATGMLTILHDISFTLAPQESAAIVGASGSGKSTLLSLLAGLDVPSAGSVHIGGVDLFALDEDERAAVRARHLGFVFQSFQLLANRTALENVMLPLELAGARDARTQAREMLERVGLGQRLQHYPRLLSGGEQQRVGLARAFVMRPQVLLADEPTGSLDFATGEKIMQLMLDLNREAGTTLVMVTHDRSLAARCHRQLHIEAGHLLPA
- a CDS encoding peptidylprolyl isomerase; amino-acid sequence: MKLKSTVLLAAAAIILPLAAQAQNVAIVNGKPVPKSRLEPLLQQASRAGQPVSAEMESRARDEVVLREIFAQEAERRGIPATAAYKAELELMRQTVLIRALFEDFQKKNSVNEADARAEYDRIKAASSGTEYRARHILVESEDTARKLIADLKAGAKFEDLAKANSKDPGSAENGGDLDFAKPEAYVPEFGKAMAALKKGEYTLEPVKTQFGFHVILLEDQRETQFPGFDDVKGQLLQRMGQKKLQQYQEDLRKAAKTDYKFSAME
- a CDS encoding BolA family protein — translated: MTTMPPATVAAIEAALRAELAPLELTVRDDSAAHAGHAGAGDGSHFSLQITSERFAGLGRVARHRLVYHALRHLLPQGGGPGIHALVIDARAPGEA
- a CDS encoding septation protein A → MKLLLDFLPLILFFATFRYADGNKEAAAAFASEHFGFLVSGGQVGLAEAPVLLSTLVVIAATLLQVLYLKVRRQKVDLMLWISLVMVVVLGGLTVWLHSDTFIKWKPTGLYAAFALVLGLSPWLAGKNLIRAMIGDQLALPDAVWATLNRAWVLFFATMAVLNIAVAYSVDTSTWVNFKVFGITALMAVFMVGQGFYIHRHLPPEDDAGAPKP
- the msrB gene encoding peptide-methionine (R)-S-oxide reductase MsrB produces the protein MSHPHNDPQYPIQKSDAQWRAELTPVQYAVARQAATERAFTGSFWNHWASGRYTCVGCGTALFDSETKFDAGCGWPSYWAAIEDGRIERVIDRSHGMTRVEVRCAACGSHLGHVFDDGPAPTGERFCINSAAIHFAPIADAPPTP
- a CDS encoding protein adenylyltransferase SelO, with product MTTSRPFPPPAEAWCNRFATLGLAFFTELPAQALPNPHWVATSDACATLLGWPADTWATPDALAVFSGHTTWPGMRPLASVYSGHQFGQWAGRLGDGRALLLGEVDTPHGPQEIQLKGAGRTPYSRMGDGRAVLRSSIREFLCSEAMHALGIPTTRALCLIGSPEPVRRERVETAAVVARVAPSFLRFGHFEHFAHSGQHAALRQLFEFTLTHHFPACRDSDAPALAFLREVTQRTADLLAQWQAVGFCHGVMNTDNMSVLGLTLDYGPFGFLDAHDPEHICNHSDTSGRYAYAHQPHIAWWNLYALAQALVPLVGSGEGEPAEVERIRAELDTFSPTFEARTRALWQAKLGLRTHQAEDRTLVRELLTLMTQDRADHTITLRRLGEFSTAPDARNDRVRDLFLRPEAFDAWAQRYAARLCAEGSVDAERQARMAGVNPKYVLRNHLAEEAIVAAEAGDVSAVQRLLKVLQRPFDEQPEHDALAGFPPDWAGQLQVSCSS
- a CDS encoding branched-chain amino acid ABC transporter permease; its protein translation is MDALFITLFNTLSAGALLFMLSAGLTLIFSMLGVLNFAHASFYMLGAYVGWWLSGWWGFGVALVVAPLLVGALGAVCERGLLRRVHASGHVAELLATFGLAQVLDETVQLLWGRSPQTFTPPAWLQGPAFTLVTSDAATTPWRGYWGAAPAATCGNDSAWPWGSDATALPDAASVAVQCLQFPLTRAFIMGVALLMLGGLAWLLLRTRLGLVVQAALTHPAMVQALGHDVPTVFTGVFGVGCGLAALAGVVGGMTFVTEPAMSHSMGPLLFVVVVVGGLGSLSGALLASLLIGALQTLPLTLGHPLLAQAAPVLPYALLVLTLALRPQGLMGRTHG
- a CDS encoding branched-chain amino acid ABC transporter permease, which translates into the protein MGERRGHIVLWGLYGLAWCLAPWLLTASYAQVLASQIGIAILSCLAYNLLLGQGGMLSFGHAIYGGAGAYAVIDALQTLQAHPPTGAAATWIVAALPLWGALAGAGLAAGLGALCARHSGTAFGMITLGLGELVAAVAQMAPQVFGGEAGRSANRVLNASAWHFGPSSHLLMLVAGYTLAGTAALWALTRTPFGLLLGAVRDEPERLAFLGHSPAWVRWQALVLSGAVSGLAGGLAALLFERVSPDVFSGARSAALLLFVFVGGSAHFVGPMWGAVWMVLSLTALASLTPAWPLYLGLVFLWMVWRAPQGWAGLLSDAHAALRTGWVPGQRLRSMGRGLGQIGRGLAVAGAVVWAVEALYRRQFGA
- a CDS encoding ABC transporter ATP-binding protein, giving the protein MSAAALQLVGVAQRFGATEVLRGVDLALRPGERVALIGPNGAGKSTLFDVLSGRRPPSAGDVWLHGERVTGLGPQALHRRGLARSFQVSRLFGRLSVADNLRCAALHAAGIGPNVWQRLRRLTGVNARVAVMLAELGLDAQRDRPAHALSYAEQRRLELGLVLVSDARVLLLDEPTAGMSRSETAHTVALLRRLSAGRTLLMVEHDMSVVFDLADRVAVLDQGRILAFDTPAAVRADPAVRRAYLGQ
- a CDS encoding ABC transporter ATP-binding protein; amino-acid sequence: MTQAVPSPGLTLCDLHAGYGGATVLHGVSGHLAPGEIVSLLGRNGAGRSTLLRAIMGLLPLSAGQVVWHDGRTAHALHGQPAFRIARCGIGYVPESRDVFPRLSVRHNLLLGEPVGRRARPPERWPLEHLLSRFPVLAQRLDTPAGVLSGGEQQMLALARALRGDPDVLLVDEPTEGLAPRLVDEVGALLRELPRQGVTVLLVEQKLTLALEVAHRCWVMGRGRIVFEGTPEALRRDAAVQAEWLAV
- a CDS encoding PaaI family thioesterase, yielding MNTPFSSPLEWPDDEAPRLPLPAHIPFLDHLGLTLHACTDGRAEVRLTLQPEHLNSYSVAHGGVVMTLLDVGMALAARSHDLHGPGVVTIEMKSSFMRPSEGPVLRSRGRVLHRSATMAFCEAAILNSRGTLCAHATGTFKYLRALPGQGRQVKAFQRAQEVDA